The Montipora capricornis isolate CH-2021 chromosome 3, ASM3666992v2, whole genome shotgun sequence genome includes the window aacaagataaaagaaaGCGAAGGTAAGGACAATTACAAACGGTGTGTGATTTCCAGGACGATGAAAATACCTGATTGACGATCAGAAACTAGTGAACTTGAAAGCGAAACTGAAGGGGACAGCAATTCTTAGAGTTagtttcatagagttatgtcgtagagttagagttaagtttccaaaatcctgaattcaagattttggacttccaaaatcttgaattcaggattttagcagtccaaaatcttgaattcaggattttggccgtccaaaatcttgaattcaggattttggccgtccaaaatcttgaattcaggatttggGCAGTCCagaatcttgaattcaggattttggaagtcgttaactaactctaagtcataactctactgaaataactctattgatagttaacctcgaAACTGACTTAAATAAATTGATTTGAAATTATGCAAGAGAACTTAACAGAATAACTAAATTCAGGCATAACAACGTGATATAACGGGAAACAAAGGAACACCTAACATGATACGAAGCAACGCAATCAACACCTACAACTAAACGAAAAACGTATTAAAGggaaagagaaaaggaaaattacAAAGCGGCAGCAACAACTTTTATGATGTTATTCAAGCTTATGAATGACATGGAATATATATGAATTGATCATATATCTGAACTGCGGAAATTGAAATacatacaccttatttcaaaatgaccgccatttccttgcaaattagcccttttagcctcgctttcaaaagtaaagtcaaaagaatatttaaccttaaacgaggccaaaagggccaatttccAATCAAACAAATGaatacaaaatggcggccattttggaataagatgtatgacAGCTGAAGTTCATAGCATGATTCTTTGGCATTCATTGGTTCACCGGCTCTTACGGGATATAACTCGCACTCAGAGGTTACCAGCCTCCGGCCAGTTAGCTTGGTCGCTTAGTTGATAGAGCTGTctgttcaaatcccgttcaagcGTGGGgagatttcagtttttcttcgCGACTGCTGAAGTTGCTCAAGGAACTGAGATGATCTCCAACTCTCGTATTAaatcaatctcgaccccagagatCTTCTCtggactgagggagagaagagaactggggaaccctgaaacaaagtgtcctctcattggttttcgtgaagaacaatcaaaagcgtctctaattggtgtaTTCATGTTAGCTCGaagagtgagcaggcgccgtaaggttcaaatagctacccattttttggctataagaatcctacggcgcatgttctcctaaatagagtttcccagagctgttgggtcgatccgaggctcttgTGACGAGAAGAATGGTATTGCATGAGAAATGGagtgaaatcttgattttaATAACAACAGTGTGTAACACTGaatgttttttaaattaaataaaacgaCATTGAAAAGCTTTCTTGTGATCCATGTTGTCTGTTCCTTTACTGATGTGCTCTAGTATGTACCATGCACTGGTATTTACAGTCAGACAATACAATATGCGGCATAAAATTGCCTTATGGGTTTTAACCTCAGTAAACCGGACATCCCTCACCCCTCTAATCCGGACATTTCCTACGGTCCCAAGGGTGTCCGCTTTAGAGGGGTTCCACTGTATAATTCAACCTGTGTACAAGGGTTTTGGATGATGATCGCCCCTGCCTCTTAAAGAGAAGAAAACTCTTACAAGTCGCCCaatcattattaattaaataattaaaattgtttCATTGAAAGCATTTTCTCGAGGCAAGGGCAGTAACTCAAAGCTAACACAGTTACTTAATAttccttttaaaattgtttacGCAAGAAACCAAGAAAAACTCCAAGGAGTTTGGCAGTCCATTTTGTTATGGAATTTTCGACGGTTTCTGGTGGGCattcgttaccatggcaaccgTTGGGtaagacaacaacagcaacaacaatctTATACAACAgaaaaagtaaagtaattaaAGGAAATATTTGCGAAAAAAAGAGAGCACAGCCGCTCAGAAAAAGTAAAAGCTAATCGCACTGAGTGGCTGGGCTATGCGGAAAGCACTCATCTTGCTCGCTGACCGCGCGCTTGCGCGGTCAAAATATGTCTTTTTTCCCAGAAATCACTGTAAACATTGACGTACATGGTAGATCTTGCTGTTATAATAAAGGAGTATCTCTAGATGTTTTCGTTGACTTGCTGAGAAGAAGGTAATTAATGGTATTCATTTTCAATTAAAAATGATCCAGAGTTTCGAAAAACCAGATTCTAATTTCCCAGGCAAAATAGTCTTCCACAATCACAGTTATACGTTATTTGAACACCTACCCCCGTGTAATGTtgttcagtacgttttagtttctaaacaacTTACAATGAAAGGTGGAAaagggagggatgctcgattaaTTCCATCAGTTTACCAACAATGTGTCACTGATTGCAGCCCTCCAGACCTGATTGTTTTAAAGTGGAATCTCTCTTAAGTTGAGGCCAATACGTTATCAGCCGAATTCTTGAAGCAGTGGGTAGGGTTAGAGGGGGAGAAATCTTGTGAGAAGGTCTTTCTCACTGTAGAAATAATTCAGATTGCTCTTACAGATATGGCGACAAGACTCCGAAGACACTGATGGCGCGGATGTTCTCTGTAATATGGATAATGATTGGGATCACTCTTTGTTCAATGCTGACTGCCACCATGTGCAGCGCTTTCACAAACGTAACAGTGGATTACTATGGAGTTCTTTCTGAGAGGAAGGTACAAATATGAACGAGAGCATTGTTTAGTAACACCAGAAATTTGTCTTGCGGTAATCTTGCTTGCTTTTATTCCACTAGGAGACCTTTTTACGCTCAATCCTTCCAGCCCgacaaaaagcaaacaaaaaatcacaaacggaaagtaaaaaacaataaacaagaaaaggaaacacAAGTGCTGGAGGGAAAATGGCCGTACGAAACTAAACTTGCAGTGAGATGGAGACGAATGTTTGGAGTCAAATTTTCAGCGCGGTATTCCGCGGATTGGGCGAAATACACGCTGCTTCTTGTTCAtcttctattttcttttttcacaagAAGCCGCGGCAGCCATGTTTGTCAGatcctacaaaaaaaaattggctacTCAATTTTTGTCAAAAGTCAACCCAAAAATACGCTGCAATAAAAAAGCGCGCAACTCTACTAACAGTCAAGGCAGTGCCTGCAGTCTGCTAAATACTTTTATTTGATTCGCAGGTCGGAGTGGTAAAAGATAGCATTGCTCTTCAGAAAGCAGTAAACCTTGGCGCCAACGTGAAAGGTTTTTATGCATTGTGTCTCGAGTTATTTCGTTTTTTCAGTCATCCATTTCAAACttcatttattttgtattcCTTCATACTTCATTCCTCTGTTAGTCCTATATCCTTTCAGTGTTTATTAGTCAGGTTGTCATTTTTCTTATCATTTAAGATTTCTTTTGAATCTTTTCCAACTGCCCTTAGTCTTTGAAGACCTTAATGAAGTACACAATGCCTTGGTCAACAAATCAGTAGACGGAATTTTGGAGGAGATGTTTACGGCAACAGAATACTTCGAACTACACTACAAAAATTCGTCGCTTTCTATCGTTCATTTTTATGAAGAGAAGCATGGATATGGAATCGCATTCAAGTCCCAGTATGTGGATGTTTTTGGAAAATTCTGGAATTGCATGTCATTTGTCGCCTCATTCACCGCTAATGACAAATATGATTTCGTCAAGGGACACATTCACAGAGCTAAggtaaggaaataaaaatttcaaaattaatacaTTTGCAATCTGCGAACTCAAAGTCATGCCATGAGGTAACGGAAGCAGTCCGATTGCACTCACTCACTCGATCACTCCAttctagcctgttccaggctcccagatagtcggcaaaacgaaaacaactacGTGTGAAAGCGAGTCGACCCAAGCCCCTATTCATTTTTcgcaagaatttttttctttttcccgactatctgcgAGCCTGAAACAGGCTAACGCCAAACCAAACATTTTTCCCATGCTGTACGTCCCATGCTAAGTTCAACTTTTGTCCCAGTTGGAAGGTTTCAGGAGGTAGTAGAGAGAACGTGGTCCTGCCGGTCCTGGAGATTTTCATGTAATGGCGTCGATTTTTAGTGAATGAAAAATAAACCTTTTTGGAGTtcgaaaagagaaaatggaaagcTAATAGCAAAGAGACATAGCGTCCGAAAAATGACGTGGAATTCCTAAAAAGTGACGAAAAAGTACGAAGTGACGATCAAATAATCGCCGAATATGAAGAATAACCTTGCTTCATTTCGACTCGAGGAAGAATGTAACAGGGAGTGGATGCTATATCATCTACAAACTAAGGGAAACTTCTCATTAAGTTGTAGAGCATAttgctttcctttaaaaattacaaactTTCTACATATATTTATACATCGGAAACTGTTCCATCCCTCAAATTGCGACAGTACCGTAGTCACTTGACAAAGAACATGCGTTGTTGTTCGCTATATTGTACATTCACCGGCTTTTCTTGCTGATAAAATAGACGCTGGACGTCAGAGAAATTTGCAGTCAAATATGTCTTAGAGCATGTCGGGGCTAATGGATTTTGCGATAGGGCTAGTGCATTCTGACCACTTCTAGTAACATGCTCGACGAGCAaggaaataggccatttccgagttcatgtctgtctcctcttcaaagcgattctaaagccgtgttcacattaggcctcgattatgatcAAATTATAAACGAatcatatatatgaaatggcttcacatcaactaattgcagtccctgattataactgGATTATTACTTCAAAAAACCTCAAGGgagttgtttgaagtaattacaatgcgtaattgaacagaatggcgagcacgtggtggtatgagcagacgaaacttctaatcgctttatggagtgaaggtttggatttgtcttcttgtattctcggaagctatccttggttctcttctcgctTCAAGCACATGACggcagccacgcgatacggcgccattttgtctcacactgcgaggttaccctgcgtattgtatttgaattttcgcagatgagaacagaaccataattgaataaaattgaatggagtatgatagcctgatatatacttcagttgatcataacCAACGTTGAGTTTGAACACGGCTtaagtgcgaagtctttgtgttggtaattagttctactttaaatatgaatgaaaactaattttcataagaaaaacttaatctcgctttgaagaggaggcagacataaactcggaaatgggctattcaaaTTTCAGGGTTACTATAAGACAGACTTCTAGCCGTTTTTGAAGTTGATCTCACAAAGTGAATTTCAAATCAGTTGAAACAAGTATCGcatattaattaaatttcatGTCAGACAGCTAGTCCGCAGAATC containing:
- the LOC138041508 gene encoding uncharacterized protein, giving the protein MARMFSVIWIMIGITLCSMLTATMCSAFTNVTVDYYGVLSERKVGVVKDSIALQKAVNLGANVKVFEDLNEVHNALVNKSVDGILEEMFTATEYFELHYKNSSLSIVHFYEEKHGYGIAFKSQYVDVFGKFWNCMSFVASFTANDKYDFVKGHIHRAKKLKGAGNAAGSKSQELNSQNWPVFAGVVFIFCGLTLVILTIDVARGWFHGRCMDRKFEDSGNGHEKGEISSRKSEWWPDKRPLAFAERESVKE